The genome window TCGGAAAAAAGTGATATAATGTGGCATCCCCGGTGCCACTATTATTGCTATTCTTGCCATAGCCTTTCAGAGGATAATGGCAATTTATAGTCAACAATAAATAGGTATGGTGTCCCCCGAATTCCATGGCGATTACAGCTACAAATTAAGTTCAAAAATAATTATTAAAGCTTGATTTATTTCCCGTATCTTAGAATGGGACAATTTTCCACGAATTCTTACCATCCTATGACGATGATCAATAGGACGTGTTTGCAAACAATCTGCTACGGATTTTTTTGATAGGCCATTATCTTGTGAAGGATAAAGTTCAACATTGGTTTTTATTCGAATTTTTTTTGCACTCCATTCAGTAATTGGAACAACTTGAATAACAGGGACTCTTTCATTATAAACATCATTGGTTACAATTATGCATGGTCTGACTTTCCCCGTTTCTGAACCTTGCGTCGGATCAAGATTTACATCAATAATCATACCTCTTTTCAATGTTGTCATTCTGGCCATCCAGATAGGGCTGTTTCAGTCAATTCTTTTAAATTATCATTTTCAGAATAAATTTCAGAATATAATTCAGCGGATTTTTTTAGATTTTCAAGTTCCAATTTATTTTTAAAATGGTCAATAGCCGTTCGAACCAAAGAACTTTTATCCTTAAACCCATAAGCTTTAAAATTATTTATAAAATGTGCTTGTGCCTCTTTAACACTAAATTTCGCCTGTTGCATACGGCCTCCTTTATAATGCCAAATATTGAACCCTATATTACGTACCAATTGTAGGCACTAAAACAATGGAAGTCAATGGAAAATTTGTTAATTGAGAGGGAGGTCATGGAAGTTATGGGGTCACGTTTGACCCTTATTAATATTGATCTGCTTTTTAAATGTATGTTTTTAGTTTTCCAGTTATATTTTTAAGCCTCGAAACTCTCTTTTGATAAGACAAAATCAATGTTTAACTCTTCTCTTTTATCATCAAGGGTCAAACATAGACTTGACCCCATTTTTTGCGCAAAAATAAGTTCGCAATTTTAAGCCATTGCAGGGTGCGCATTATGAACCTTGCAATGGCTTTTCTTACACCCAGTGACCTTCAACATTGGCCTCTTGAGATATTTTAAGCTCATTGTTTTTGTACTGCTGAACAGCGTTTATGACATTCCCTTTTGCTCCGGTTACAATCCTAACGCCAGCCTGATTAAGCACATTAAATGCTTTAGGACCGCAATTTCCTGTTATCAATACCTCGGCCTTGCTGTTTACTATTATTTTTCCTGCCTGTATTCCGGCTCCCTGTGGAAGGTTTAAATTTTGCGTATTTTCTACTTCTTCAAATTCAAGCGTTTCGGAATCTACAATAACAAAATATGCGGCTCTTCCAAAACGGGGGTCAAGATCCGAGTTTAAGTCTTTACCTGTGGATGTGACTGCAATTTTCATAGCTTCTCCTTTTTTATAAATAATATTGCATACTACAGATCCATGAAGTTCTCTACTTCATGCCATACTTTTAGCATTGCCTGGGCCCCTTTTCCTTCTGAAAAATCGACCAGGCTTTTTTGAGCAACCATTGCGGCAGTAACATCACTGTCGTACGGAATAGAACCTATATATTTTATCTTATTTTCATCAGCGTATTTTTTGATCTGATCCGCTATTTCAGGGTTAATATCATATTTGTTAACACATACCATGGCTGGAATCTTAAAAAAGGCTGTGAGTTCCCCCACTCTTTCCATGTCATGTATTCCCGAGAGGGTAGGCTCCGTTATTATTAGAACAGCGCTTGTCCCTGTTACCGACGCAATAACAGGGCAGCCTATACCGGGAGGACCGTCGACAATAATTGTTTCAAGACCCTTTTGTTCTGCTATTTCTTTTGCTTCCCGGCGCAGCAGACTGACAAGCAGGCCGGAATTTTCTTCGGCAATACCCAATCTGGCATGAACCATGGGGCCGCATGCTGTGTCTGAAACAAACCATCTACCGCAGGTTCTCTGGGGAAAATCGATAGCCTCAACCGGACAGAAATGTACGCAAACCCCGCATCCTTCGCATGCAATCTGATCTACAACAAAATCATCGCTGATCGCATGGAACTGACATCGGTCCGTGCATTCACCACAGCTTGTACAAATATCAGGGTTAATCTTTGCAATATGTCCGCCTTTGAAATCCTCTTCCTTTTTTATTTCAGGAGGCAGCACCAGATGCAGATCCGCAGCATCCACATCCCCGTCAACAAGAATTGTATTTTTTGCAATGGAGGCAAAAGACGCCACTATGCTTGTTTTACCTGTACCGCCTTTACCGCTTATTATTGTAAGTTCTTTCATGGTTGAGTTTCCTTAATGCCGAATCCGGTTTTCTATTTTTGAATAAAGTCCCTTAAAAAATTCTTTCATTTCAGGCATACCGTTTACCATCGGCACGCCTTTGGAGTAATTTTCAGCTATTTCACGGCGATCCGGAATTTCCATCATTATCTGTATATTTTCTTTTTTTGCATATTGGAGAACCCCGTCATTACCTGAATCGCATCGGTTAATAATTATTCCAAACGGCAGTTCCATGGTACGAACGGCCTCTACCGCCAGTGCCAGATCATTTAAGCCAAAGGGCGTCGGTTCTGTTACAAGTAAAACGAAATCGGAATTTTTCAGCGCCGCAATTACAGGGCAGGATGTTCCAGGAGGAGCATCGATAATTGCAATCATCTCCTTGTTAATATACTCCTTTACTTTTTCGATCAGTGGCGGCGACATGGCTTCTCCAACGCGCAGCCTCCCATATACAAGTTCAACACCCTCCGAATTTTCAATTAAAATTTCTCCAAGTTCCCTGGATGATTCCTTAATTGCTCCTTCAGGGCAAACCATCAGGCAGCCTTTGCAACTATGACACATTTCCGGAAAAGTCATAATGGTCTCGCCAATCAGGGTTATGGCTGAAAATCGGCAAATTTTTTCACATTCACCGCAATGTGTGCAAAGCCTGGAATCGACCTCGGGGACCATTGTGCGGACGGTTTCTTTTGATACCGGCTCAGTTCGTAAAAAAATGTGAACATTCGGTTCTTCAACATCACAGTCAAGAAGTTGAACTTTGTCAGCCAGGGATATGGCAAGATTGGTTGCAACCGTTGTTTTTCCGGTGCCTCCTTTGCCGCTGGCTATAGTTATAATCATTTTTATCTCTCCCGGAAAATTGGTTATAAAATTGTTATGAGTATATGCTTATAATGAATTTAAACAGCAATCCCTTGTTCGTCAAGTAGTTTTTATACTTTAAGCCGCTATATTTTTGGCATACTGATTGCATTTGAATTTTGGGTTTGAAAAGTTTTTTTTATTTCCTCCTCGTTCCTT of Desulfosarcina sp. BuS5 contains these proteins:
- a CDS encoding NifB/NifX family molybdenum-iron cluster-binding protein, with amino-acid sequence MKIAVTSTGKDLNSDLDPRFGRAAYFVIVDSETLEFEEVENTQNLNLPQGAGIQAGKIIVNSKAEVLITGNCGPKAFNVLNQAGVRIVTGAKGNVINAVQQYKNNELKISQEANVEGHWV
- a CDS encoding ATP-binding protein — protein: MKELTIISGKGGTGKTSIVASFASIAKNTILVDGDVDAADLHLVLPPEIKKEEDFKGGHIAKINPDICTSCGECTDRCQFHAISDDFVVDQIACEGCGVCVHFCPVEAIDFPQRTCGRWFVSDTACGPMVHARLGIAEENSGLLVSLLRREAKEIAEQKGLETIIVDGPPGIGCPVIASVTGTSAVLIITEPTLSGIHDMERVGELTAFFKIPAMVCVNKYDINPEIADQIKKYADENKIKYIGSIPYDSDVTAAMVAQKSLVDFSEGKGAQAMLKVWHEVENFMDL
- a CDS encoding ATP-binding protein, whose protein sequence is MIITIASGKGGTGKTTVATNLAISLADKVQLLDCDVEEPNVHIFLRTEPVSKETVRTMVPEVDSRLCTHCGECEKICRFSAITLIGETIMTFPEMCHSCKGCLMVCPEGAIKESSRELGEILIENSEGVELVYGRLRVGEAMSPPLIEKVKEYINKEMIAIIDAPPGTSCPVIAALKNSDFVLLVTEPTPFGLNDLALAVEAVRTMELPFGIIINRCDSGNDGVLQYAKKENIQIMMEIPDRREIAENYSKGVPMVNGMPEMKEFFKGLYSKIENRIRH
- a CDS encoding type II toxin-antitoxin system PemK/MazF family toxin; the protein is MTTLKRGMIIDVNLDPTQGSETGKVRPCIIVTNDVYNERVPVIQVVPITEWSAKKIRIKTNVELYPSQDNGLSKKSVADCLQTRPIDHRHRMVRIRGKLSHSKIREINQALIIIFELNL